The following is a genomic window from Bombus vancouverensis nearcticus chromosome 15, iyBomVanc1_principal, whole genome shotgun sequence.
ATACAATAGattcaaaaattaatattcaaatCCAGCGTTAGcagataaattttataataaatgtaattattataaaatttattattgatGATACGTCAACATGGAAAATACGCAACATTATTGTTATGTCAGCAAAGACGCATAAGCACAGAGTCTAATGTACTCGTGTGTCTCATCCTGCATACCTAAACGAAGACGCAAGGCATTACTGCGTGGGTTTCACCTTTGATTTATTGCTTTCGCTGCCGAAACAAGCTTCAATACGTTGCAGCGTTTCAGAATTGAGCGCGGCAAGCAGCTTTAAGTTTGTCCGTTTCGAATAAGTTGGCGCAAACAGGATTGAAACTTACCCATGCTGGTGAACGTGTTCTGCACGGGAAAGAGCACCTGTTGATCTACGCGAGACGGCGTCTCTTCGTTGACTGAGATTGCACCGGATTCGCGCTCACCGCAGGCACTCGTACTGAAAGTGAGTGCCGTTACGTTATACAGGATGTATCAAAACCATAGGACTAACAGTATCCACGCAACTATGGAATCTAAACCTCTCACAGAAAGAGCATAAAGAATAagatattttgaataaaatatgtCTAAAGAAAAACCTTATCTTGGAAAAAATAATCTTCCTTTTACAAGAGAGGTTTAAAATGCAATGACTAATGCCAAGTACTCATTGTTAAGAACATCCttgtatagatatattttataatatataaaatgtatagaaatgtACAATCGTTACTGTGGTACTGTTGTTTGATAGACAGTTTCGGAGAATTTGATGAGGAATGGAGTGGGTGTTAGGTGGGCAGGAGGCCTCGTCATTTCCATATTCAGGTTCGATAATGTCATCAGTTTCTGGTGGGCTTCTAATTAGGAATTCGCAAGAAGTTCGTTGTCGCGCAGAATTTTATTTCACGATCCTTTTAACATAATATTTGTTCTTTGCGCGtatacaaaatatatcgcatatttttctttcacaCATAGCTTGAAAGTACGAGATATCTCGTAcaaaaagtaaaattattatttcaaatataatccGATTAAACTTTATTAGATGGGTACTTAAAATACTGTAAACGAGTTGAAGAAGTTATATAATAGCAGCCTAAAATATGAATAGAACATATTAGATACATATTCaaatacgtacatatgtatatatagtaaCATCTGTTATCTTATTTCTTGTTATACCAATTCATCAAAATCAATATCTGAGAAATCCAGAAACAAAAGTAATTCTTTATACAAATTAGTTTCAATATCAGCTATGTTCTATCTTTTAATAAACACTTTGGTATTAATATTATCATTGATCTGCATattatcttgttgtttcttctcacttctaaataaaatatataatcatatttttatgatcACAAACAATGTTactttcaatatatatataaagaattcttatatatatcttatatatattatttgtaaaataaaatatatgtattatgatgaacatctataatatttatattagtaAAAACAAATTAATATATACCAAATACTGAAATAAAAGCTCCTTTATATTTGTATCCTTTTTGAATATCATACTTTGCATAAGGAACTGTCTATCTATCTAAGTATTCCTTTTTAGTCTGGAGTTTTAAATTACCTCTGGCCTTTTACCATGCTCAAAATCTTTTGgtgtctatttaaaaaaaataagaatattaaactGTAACtattacatataacataatacatataaatgATTTCTTGTTTCACAGTATCTCCTTACTTTAATATAAGAAGCAATTGATATTTTTTACCAAGTAACTCTAAggtgtaataatatatatacttggcttttttatgtttgtatttgaaaatttcaaatttaatataGCCTTATCAAATATTATATGTTTGCTATTAGTCtagtaaataaatttcataGTGATCCACAATAATAACTATAGTCTATAATAACTATAGTTATAAAAATAACTATAGTCTAATAGATGAAACCTTTTCATGGAcatctttaagaaaaatttcACTAATTTTAAGACTAGTTGAAATAGTTCTCTTatctaaataataaaattatagaattaaattatatataataatttgtataatgatgttaaaataaatatttacattgtGATTAACTTAGTGTTTTCTGCAGAAATGGTATCTACAATTGCATCTGTTTAAAATTGTGTAATAATATCTGCTTCTGATTAAAATCAAACATCAAAATGATTTGTCTTATAGAAGCATCAATactaaaatgaaaattatattgtaaTCAATATTATAACATGagttaaaataaagttttactATTTCTACAAGTATAATCATAATATACATAAACATACCCATTCTCTTTCATAAATTCCATTGCAACCTCAAGTACTTCAATCCAACTAAAACAATGGTTTTTACTTTTTAAAGTCATACACATCTTTACAAAATCATTTGGAACCTAAAGATCTGTAAGTTCTATACATGTTTTGTAATCTTATTGCATTTGCCTTTTAaccttaaaaaatgtataaaagaataaaaattactattattttttacatatactAATGAAGTCTTAGGTAAAAgaacaggaaagaaataaaattaacttgTATATTAAAACCAAGTAAGAAACAACAATGACAATATATATAAGCATACTTATTCTGTTttgattaaaatttgatttataCCCTTTTGCGCGCCCATCAAAGATATTTAGAAACCGATGCGGGGATGCGAACTTGTCAAACAAAAAGCGCTAGATTATCGCCGACATCttgtaatattcaattttacgaAAACGATAGTGAgtttaaaataaagaaaatgcgATAGAATCTTAGAGCGATATGCATGGAACGATTattaagaaatgaaattttggaCGATCGTTGCTCTCGTACTCGTAACATATATGTTCTACAAAGATCAACAACGAAAAAAGTTTCAAATCTTTTAACCTAAGTTGAACTTGAAAAGTTGCTTAAGGTGCGCAAATGTTAGATTATCAGAAAAGGCGCGCATTGCAGAATTCGTAACAATTGTAAGAATGaacttattttataaatttgtttaaaattaaGTGCAATTTCATCGCGTGTTCGAAACTTCGATGTTTAGTGATcacaaaataataattatatttcacgAATTCTTCTATTTATTACGAAAACGCACAATTAATAATTTCCTTCTATGTTCTAATACAAAAGTTGTTTTATTCATTTAGGTTATTCTTGTTAGGTGagatactatttatttattggtTTTTCTCGTCGGTTTAAGGTTAAACTGTTTATTTGGCTTGACGTTAGTTTTATCTCGTAGATTGTGTTACAAAGCTTTTCTacgatcgaaataaaatggaatTAGACATGCATACTTCGTGGACTCAATTAACAGAGGAAGATGATGCTCTTCTTAATGAAGCCATTTGCATGAGTTCACATGAATTGACCAAAATAGTAGACTCTAATAAGGATGCA
Proteins encoded in this region:
- the LOC143303631 gene encoding uncharacterized protein LOC143303631; protein product: MCMTLKSKNHCFSWIEVLEVAMEFMKENGIDASIRQIILMFDFNQKQILLHNFKQMQL